From Bradyrhizobium sp. AZCC 1610:
TCGGCCCGCGGCGTGCGGGCCCTGCGCACCCACGAGACAAGCTGCCCTTGCGCAAAGGCGAACATTGCGGTGAATGAACGCCACGCCAGTTCAACCATCGCCCAGCGCAGATCTGACGTGACGCAGTGGATTGAAACAAGCTGTTCCAATGCAAATCCCTGGGCATTCGCGAGAGGTCCGCGGCTTCCCCGGAAGCCGAATTCGCTGAAAATCGTCATGGACAAATTCCCTTCACTTGAGGTGTTGTCCCGATATACCCACCCCCTGCTGCCAACATGCTGTCAGCATCGGGCAAGTGCTTTCAGAAAAGAGACGAGCCATGCGACGGGCCGACCGGTTGTTCCAGATCATTCAGGTGCTTCGGCGCACCCGGAAGCCGATGACGGCGGACGCGATTGCGGCCGAGCTGGAAACCTCGAAGCGGACCATCTACCGCGACATCACGACCCTGATCGAACAGCGCGTGCCGATCCGCGGCGAAGCCGGCGTGGGCTACATCCTGGAAAAGGGATTCGACCTGCCGCCCTTGATGCTCACCCCTGATGAAATCGAGGCCTGCGTGCTTGGCGCGCAATGGGTGGTCGGCCATGCCGATCCCACGCTGGCGCGCGCCGCGCAGGACCTGATGGCCAAGGTCGCCGAAACCGTGCCTGAGCGCCTGCGGCCATTCGTGCTGGAGCCTGCCAGCCGCGCCCGGCGGGCATGGAACCGGGAGCCCGACCGTATCGACATGGTGCGGACGCGGACGCAGATCCACGAAGGCAAGAAAATAACGCTGAACTATCGCGACGAGCATGGCCGCGACAGCCAGCGCACCATCTGGCCGATCGCGGTCGGCTATCACGAGGCGGTGCGGATAC
This genomic window contains:
- a CDS encoding helix-turn-helix transcriptional regulator, whose amino-acid sequence is MRRADRLFQIIQVLRRTRKPMTADAIAAELETSKRTIYRDITTLIEQRVPIRGEAGVGYILEKGFDLPPLMLTPDEIEACVLGAQWVVGHADPTLARAAQDLMAKVAETVPERLRPFVLEPASRARRAWNREPDRIDMVRTRTQIHEGKKITLNYRDEHGRDSQRTIWPIAVGYHEAVRILAAWCELRKDFRSFRTDRVVEAVYHDEKYPERRDILRAKWRRSLVWEAPKDT